The Limnospira fusiformis SAG 85.79 genomic interval TAACCGATTCTATTCGTCCGGTTCTTAATCAAATACATCCAGACGGACAATATTGCATTGGTCAAGATAGTGGGATTTACTGGCGCATTACAGACCCACCCCAAAAAGGAGCGGAAGCACCGGACTGGTTTTATGTGGCGAATGTTCCCCCTACTCTTAATGGTAAACTGCGACGGTCTTATGTATTGTGGCAAGAATTAATCTGTCCCCAAATCATCATTGAATTTGTATCTGGGGATGGTTCAGAAGAACGAGATAAAACCGCTTGGAAAGGCAAGTTTTGGATTTATGAAACGGTAATAAGAACGCCGTATTATGCCATCTATGAAGTGGAAAAATCTCAGGTAGAAGTGTATCGTTTAGAGGGTAGTTTCTATGAGTTGCTAACCCCAAATAACCGCAATCATTACCCAATTCCCGAAATGGGAGTAGAGTTAGGTATCTGGTCGGGAATATATCAGAACGTGGAATTACCTTGGTTGCGTTGGTGGGATAGTG includes:
- a CDS encoding Uma2 family endonuclease; the encoded protein is MTATESLTTLPDHTQLPCEDGTFVKNFQEHPQSILLTDSIRPVLNQIHPDGQYCIGQDSGIYWRITDPPQKGAEAPDWFYVANVPPTLNGKLRRSYVLWQELICPQIIIEFVSGDGSEERDKTAWKGKFWIYETVIRTPYYAIYEVEKSQVEVYRLEGSFYELLTPNNRNHYPIPEMGVELGIWSGIYQNVELPWLRWWDSDGNLLLSGEERAEREQQRAERERQRADRLAARLQELGIDPNEII